The Pieris rapae chromosome 5, ilPieRapa1.1, whole genome shotgun sequence DNA window TTATTTCGCGAACGATTTACATGGTCAATGAATtataaacgtaataaaataaaattaggacGTCACTATCTCTATCACGCGGCTATATCGGATTTAAGATGTTATCGAAGAAACGATTGTGTCGCGGCGCGCTACGAAacgaaaaaacattttagcgCGAAATTGACAATACGAGCAACTTTAACGCCGCTCTCTATGCAACTGGACGGCCGACAGGCGGGCGGCGAGTGGCGACGGCTGACGGTGGACCGGGCGCGAGCCGTCTCAAAACAAAACGCAGCAGTAATTCCGGTTGTCCGCACAATATCACCGCTCTTGCTTGCACGCATGTTAAATAGCTAAATTTGTCCTTATCTTGGCCAATATGATCCGATTTCGAATAGACTTGTCTCATTCATCTACTACAGAAGTACAAAGATAAGCATTAAGCAACTGACTAGGCGTCAGAAAGTTGATTGTCGGCTGATGACTATCAAGAGGAATGGATCTGTGAAAACCGAGAAGCCGCAAATGTGTTAGGAAGCCAAAGATCTAATAAATGACGTGTCTGACGGCACTGTTTGTAATTTGCATGTTAGTTTGTGACGTAAATTTACACATTATGAGGGCACGCACCTGACTCCGATTACGCTGATGTAGGAATTCTTGAATGTAATTagtaaactaataaaaaatatgaatgtaataattatattttttccttacttAACCCTGTCAGTCCTTAATTAACATTCATGTGATGCGATTACATACACGTGCTATTACTATTAGTTtattcgaaataaaaaatataacagattTATCACGTAACCTAACCTACAGGGCTTTGAACCTTTatgaattgtttatatattcaggataacattaattataataatttatggctTATTGACTAAgtttgatttgatattttttatttttaatatacattgacTTTACAGTAGGTAAttgtacaaaaaaacatttatgagACGTCAAACACTTGTAGACGGCgcaagtttataaaaaaaggcatGAGAACGTGgtacaagtaaaaaaaaacctgcTGCATGTGTGGACAGAATTCATTTGCATGACAGATGCAGGATGTAGTAATAAAAAGTGCAGTAAAAAATGTTAGCTATTTCGATGCGAATCTTAACAAAAGTCATCTGTATCAACTGATAGTTTTAGAGGCTTCTGCTCACGTTAAACATTAAGGAAATTTTACTTTCGATAACTCAATAATCAAATACGAGTGGCGTTTTAAATTTCCtttcaaaataatgtttactcTTCGCTGCTAGCTTGTAGCTTAAACTTAAACCTTCATGATCAGAAATATTCATGCAGGCATAGTGCACAACTTTTTGTACTTACCGCGTAGTCTCggatgataaataaaacaagagtATGAAAATaactcttttatttatacaataatttatatatgtatatatttaagctATTGAAAATCACGCGCCCTATGCCCAAGCATTATAGACAGTATCACTAAAGTTAGCTCAGGGTGATCAAGGCAAGTGACAAATgcaaacattttctttttattacgtTTTAGGACAAacgtgttataaaatatttcggaTATTTAGTTCCATGAGTATAAACAATGAATATTATCATCATTAGGCTAAGTTTCTCATGCAGGAAGGCATCTTACCGCAAGAGCGTGCATATTCAATTATTCCAATTTTTTTAGGTTATTGACTGATATAATGCACCCATTAAGTATGTGCAACGAAACTTTAACACTCGCAAATAATCATAACTAAAccccctttttttattattgtattttcaatTCTAAACTAAACAAAGCCCGACGTAATTAATGCCTTCTTCAATCTTTCGTCAAATTATCTGGCATATAAGATGATctacaatcaaacaaaatatttaacagcagaatatttaaattgattctatcACGTgataactaataattaaaaaaaattaagaacctGTATAAATTACCAATCAATACTTACTTTCTACTgagtaacaaataatattcaatgtacctaaaattaattgaatagtttaaataacaattactaTCAATggacaaaatatattaccaggaattgtactattatttacaaaataacaaaaataattaggtatgtttaacataacataatatgcTTATAATGCTAAAtctgaaattaaacattatacaaCTGCAAAAATGTAATTCTAGTAGTGTTAAATGTCCCAATTATGTGACAGACTTCATTATTTGTTGCGTGATGGTCAGGCACTTAGGACCAAggcaacaaaaaaacaatgttactatatataaaaagaaagaaagtatAAAGAggcaatttattacaatacagTTGTAAACATCAACATAAAAATTCGACAGTCTTATTCATACACTTTGTTGCAACATGTTAAAATGAGCCATGTAGCCATTACATAACCATATTATGGTTTAAGATTTGACATTTGGATTATTAGAGAAGAGGTTTTATActtctaataataatgattattactGAATATAACTATTAAGTTAAAGACACTGCGGTACAACTCTCAgtgaacataaattttataatgataacttgttttcaatattataaatcaagCTTTTAAGTTATCAATTGTGTTTAAAGTTCTGTCAAACTTGgtgaaaatcaaatatttgcctgatcaaacataatttttttttaaagagaaatgTATTTACTTCATGAggatagtaataaatttaaatcaatatggacacataaattatagattttagaTTAGCTTTGAGAcacaatactttaaaaaattcatgAGACAAAACTGATTCCAGATTGACACAGGTATCAATCTGGAGAGTAGAACTGGAAATTACGCtagtttattgaatttttgtcTTCGTCATTGTAATATAAGTTGTATGATgttgtttttgtgtgtttaaTGATTTAGTTTTTGCAATAGATATTACATAACACGGCTGTTGATATTTTATCGTAAGGGGTGCATGGAGATACAtagatcaaattaattaagacCTAAAGATGATTATGTTATCACTGAAACCATAAAAGTAtagcattaaataaatttttgaccaAACCTTTACctacaaaatcaatatttttaaaatataacaataactcTTGGGTAAAAATTTgctagtataattttatatatatctggGAAGCATGAAAGGAGATATAGAAATTCCAAATGTCAGGCAAGTTATAAGagataaaaagatataaaatattctttaaaaataatgtccaAATAACTGCTTTAAGACACTATTTCTAGCCATTTCATCCTTCCGCACCATCCTTGCAACTGCCTTAAATCTTCCAGGGCAAAACAATAAACCACTGTCAAGACATAATATTGGCATATAATACCTCAATGATAGATAGAACATTTTTAAGGCTTAGTAGTCTCATTAAATTCATTAACCAGAGAATTTGCATACATTGCTATGAAACCAACTCATCTAATGCCTTATCTCTATTAAATTCATGTTTAGCAAGAGCTGCTGATACTTTCCCTTCAGAGAAACCTAAATCCATGAGCTCTCCAACAATCAGAAGGCCCTCTATTATCtggaatttaaaaagatatctTAATATCAATGTCAATTTCAGCTATTGAAAAATCTtctcataattaatattttttttgagtaGTAGGTTTGAGTTCAAGTTATCataagttttatgtttatgtttaacttatattataataatttttttaatcaggtCTTGAATAATTTCCATAAGAATAATATCTAgcataaaattctttttcttttatgtaatagggAGGTAAACAGGCTAGAGGCTCTGATATTACGTGAAATCTCTGCCCTCTCACTTCCAGAAACCTGCTTTAGAAAACGTTCAGTTGTTTTATTAGGATACATTACTTTGACATATTAGTTTGCATCCCAACTTTATAAAGTAGTGCTTCTGGTtacactttatatttattcttagaTAAGTATGACCTtctaaagaatattaaacaaataatgatTATCAGATTGtagataattaacataatgacAAGGATGAATGAATTCTTTCTAACTGGTTATGTTacctttttatttgaaaactaaCCTTTTTATCATTATCACCAACTAAACTGCATACTCTTGCTACCCGATCCAGTGGGAAGCCCATCGCATGAATTTTCTGACAAACAGTTTGCAACTGAGGTGGAAACTTTTCAAATGGGTTTGGTAACTGCTCTTGTTTCCTTCTCCTACTTTCTCTTTTCTCACTAGTAGAGGAAGACCTAGGCACTATTGTTTCTGGTGCTGGGCTAACATTACAAGATCTTTCATGAGCCCGTAATTTAGCTGTAGCTAACTCTTCATTCAACTCTCTTACGATGTCCGGCACACTTCTTGATCTAGATTTTATATTCTGTGAACTGCTTGatgttacattattttgttcaGTATTCATTTTAGGATCATAATATGGTTGATACTGATAATAGTAAGGCTGAGGAATGTATGAACCATTTGTTACTTGGCTGACATCTGCTGATGTAGATGCGTTATAGTATTGATCAGCATATGTTTGTGTAGGAacataatattgataattggGCACATAAACATTGTCTATAGGCAAAGTGTTATCACAGATTGTGTCTGCTTGAACATAGTATCCATTAGACGCAGGAAATTGTTGAGGAGATGAATACATAATGTTTGGACCATGTATTGTCTGTTGGTAAGCATTTGGAAGGTATGCACCTCCATCAAGTTGAGCCTGGGTAGCACAGTTGGCATATCCTGAATACACCTGATCAGGGTAACTTTGGATTTGACAACTTACACTTGAATCTCTTTGACTTTGTAGAACTTGAGCTAATAATTCCATATCATTTATAGTTTTCAGTTCAACATTATCAAATGGGCTAGATGTGTCATTTTCAAAGTCTTTAAAAGTCAAAGTTTCCACATTGTGTGAATACTGtgcttttgttatatttgtagaaaaCTTCAATTCTTGAAGTGGATCAGGATCATCAAGCAAACTGCATTGCTGATAGTTGGACTTAACTTGGATAGGTTGTAAAATACTTGACTGAGACTCCTGTGTAGGCTTTGTCAAGTTAATATCTACACTAGTAGATTTATTTGCATCagaattattagtaataatattgtcTTGAACTGAGGTATCACAGTTATGCTCTGGCTTATCATCAGGAGAGAGTGGGCTTATCTCCTCAGTGCTTGGATAAGACACTTCAGAAATGCTCAATTGCTTTAGCTTCTCCTCAGCCTCAGCTGCAGCAATAGCAtcgagttttttttgttttgcctCTTCAAGAAGGTGAAGACGATGTCGTCTTTCGTGTTTTTTGGTCTCTTTTGCACTTCTTAGTTCTTTAAGTTTCGCAAGAATATTACGCTCAAATGTAGAGCAGTAATTTACGCAATCGACAACAGTCTGTGCACGTAAAGGAGATGCAGTTACACAGAATGGTAACTCGATTGGTGGAGGACGCTTGTACTTCTCAGATATTTTAACGGGAACACCGTCCATAAAATCTCCGAAGTGTGACATATCAACAAAATTTTCAAACTGAtagtattgataaaataaaacaaagtttgtTGTTCGTCACTTCTTGCACTTTTAAGGTTACATTATCTTCGTTTGACGTCATCACATCAAGATTAACACATGTAACGAGTGGTCATAAGCACATTTTCactaaataaaaccataattTTTCGAAATACTAAAgatacgatttatttttattattaaatatcaataagtCATAATTTAGTACGATACAGATTTATATAGATGAAGTATATTCTGACATTTGAAATATGaaacattacaatttacaaatagTATGTTGTCAGTTGTCAGTTATGAAACTAATTGATGCAGCTGTTGTTTAGTTGTTTACTACTTGCCAGctacaattatatacatattttgtagaatttgttaaaaagtatgaataaagtaaaagaaacggagttattattaaatttgaccaaaataaaaaaaaacttttaaagagtttattcatttttattttattttaaatatccaatCAAGCAAAATTATATGGTTTATATCATTCTGGCTAAAATTAGaatgtaataatttgaaataaaaagtcaCTTGCTGTCACGTGTAGTTTTTGATAGTAACCGCCAGATGTCACAAGTGTCGTTTCAATAAGTCATGGCGGAATTTTTTCTCATATTTTGAGGATTTTCTGATTTTTGTGggtagatttattaattaagacgtcgaaaaaaatatttcaataggtTGTGTAGGTAAGAGAGAAGCGACTAGAACATTACTGTGACTACAACCTGATTCTTAACAGACCGCCATCGACGTACAAGGGAATAAGCCTGACTGGGTCGTCTCAGATTTCGgtggtttaataaataagtgtaaattatacaatttcgaCGTCgcaacttaataattaaaactgagTTTATTATGACGCAATAGGTGCCCACAATTGAAAGCGTCATTACATTTAGAGATTTGAAAAGGTTAGTATGAGAATGTTCATCTCGTTCACCGGTTTTATTTGCTAACtacaatttaaatacgatTTTACTCACAGATATTGTGGCAATATGAGTGAAGGTGACTCAGTGATGTGCCATGGGAAAAATGGCTTTAGTGCTCCACGCGTCGGTCAGGGACAGAATATGGATCGACAATGTCAAAATCACCAGCACTTTCTAGCACAAATGGTTGGGGTGGCTAATCGCGGAGGAGGATCGCCACGGCAGGGCCAGAGGCGATGGCAGGGCAGGGACAAGCAACATCAAAAAGATATGAATTCCCCATTTGGATATGAATCTGATGACTCAAGCCTATCTAGCAACGCATCAGGATCAAATGGATCTAATAAATCAAGTGAAAATGGTAAAACAAAATTGCACATGCTTGTTTTCTtacaatttctatattttattttactacctTCATCTAAAcacttttcaaataaaaaatgttctacaaaactatttgtatcaaatatttttctatagtattaccaatatttattgtaagctTGACTAaagttattagatattattgaaaatgtgATCTCCTTGTTATCTCATGACATAAGAATTGGTTCTAGTAAGCAGAACTGCTTTGGTATGTACccacaagaaataaatatgtatttttataagtatttatctataatgttatattttgatatatatgcTCAAAGACACAAtcatataataatcataataatgcaattattatacataaaatgattatttgtatttaaattgtttggaATAGTCTTTAAGCTCTTTCAGTAACAATAACtcaaagcaattaaaacacattttttaaactaatgaCTTGGTATTTTTGTCTTATGGTTTATGTATAAGctttatgatattttctaaataaccTTAAATATTGGATGCAGATGGTAAACGCAGTTCAAGCAGTTCTGGTTCAAATACTGTGACTCGTGAATGGCGTTCCAGGAACCGTCGTGATCACCGGCCAAGAAGGTTAACAATAGACAGATTTAACTCTTCATTCTATCCATTTGAAGTAAAGTTTGCACCTGATGACTTGCTAAATGGTAAGAAaagttgtaatattattattttttattttgttatttagtacatttttattgttaaaatataacaggTTCTCAGTGGGATACCCTATCTCAGGAGATATGGGATAAGTTTATAAAGTCTCAGCAAACAGAGGCCACCTTCCACAACAAGATGCAACTATGGAGATATCTCTATGGAACTGTTAGGGTAAGTTCTGTTACACTTAAAAACagaatataagttttatatgaatatggTTGTAAGCTTAAGGGGATGCTCTTCAAAATCGTGGGACTCccgattgtttatttttattcagtagAAGTTGAGTCTTTTTTTGGATGGATTTGACTAGTCAAAgcctaaattttttatttctagcaaattaatttaatgaattgtcTTTATAGGTTTCCTAACTTTATTGCATTATATCTATTGTGATCGACGTAATTCCAGACAATATTCCCACGGTACGGTTTATATGTCGTCGGGTCAACGATGACGGGCTTCGGTCTAGAGTCGTCAGACATGGATCTGTGTTTGTATGTGCGTTCGATGGGTCACGTGGAGCCGCGCGCACACGCTCTTCTGCACCTGGATTATATTCTCTCCTTCATCCGTGCATTTGATCCGGGTCAGTATTACatgtatacagtatttatatatgaacACATACATACTGCATTACAGTAtgtatttagttttgtatttttttttaatgaaaaatcaaTTTAGGTTGCTATAGATTTACTAATTTgtgatttatttcatttgaaattggctttgtaatataaagtataatataatgaaattcaTTAAATGTAGACGCGGAACTGATTCAAGCCAAGGTGCCTATCCTGAAGTTCCGCGACGCCTACTCCGGGGTGCAAGTGGACCTCAACTGCAACAACGTGGTCGGCATTCGGAATACCAATATGCTCTACGCCTTCTCCATTGGTACACATTCATTAACTTAGCTTTGGTCTGTCGACGGTCAATGTCTATTGTGTGTGACTGACAATTTCCGCTAaatctgtaatatttttgtttgtctcTTGTTGTCTTAAGGAATGAATCCAagccataaaataaaaatggccGTTGAGAAGCGGTCgtctgttaattaataattg harbors:
- the LOC111003517 gene encoding uncharacterized protein LOC111003517, producing MSHFGDFMDGVPVKISEKYKRPPPIELPFCVTASPLRAQTVVDCVNYCSTFERNILAKLKELRSAKETKKHERRHRLHLLEEAKQKKLDAIAAAEAEEKLKQLSISEVSYPSTEEISPLSPDDKPEHNCDTSVQDNIITNNSDANKSTSVDINLTKPTQESQSSILQPIQVKSNYQQCSLLDDPDPLQELKFSTNITKAQYSHNVETLTFKDFENDTSSPFDNVELKTINDMELLAQVLQSQRDSSVSCQIQSYPDQVYSGYANCATQAQLDGGAYLPNAYQQTIHGPNIMYSSPQQFPASNGYYVQADTICDNTLPIDNVYVPNYQYYVPTQTYADQYYNASTSADVSQVTNGSYIPQPYYYQYQPYYDPKMNTEQNNVTSSSSQNIKSRSRSVPDIVRELNEELATAKLRAHERSCNVSPAPETIVPRSSSTSEKRESRRRKQEQLPNPFEKFPPQLQTVCQKIHAMGFPLDRVARVCSLVGDNDKKIIEGLLIVGELMDLGFSEGKVSAALAKHEFNRDKALDELVS
- the LOC111003589 gene encoding poly(A) RNA polymerase gld-2 homolog A, yielding MSEGDSVMCHGKNGFSAPRVGQGQNMDRQCQNHQHFLAQMVGVANRGGGSPRQGQRRWQGRDKQHQKDMNSPFGYESDDSSLSSNASGSNGSNKSSENDGKRSSSSSGSNTVTREWRSRNRRDHRPRRLTIDRFNSSFYPFEVKFAPDDLLNGSQWDTLSQEIWDKFIKSQQTEATFHNKMQLWRYLYGTVRTIFPRYGLYVVGSTMTGFGLESSDMDLCLYVRSMGHVEPRAHALLHLDYILSFIRAFDPDAELIQAKVPILKFRDAYSGVQVDLNCNNVVGIRNTNMLYAFSIGDWRVRPLVAVAKLWARAHRINDARRRTLSSYALTLMVIHFLQCGTNPWILPRVPEVGEKPSRSQNRLTLGELFLQFLKYYADFSYDQMAVSVRAGRRIPIAECRYSHLDPHQWKHICVEEPFDLTNTARSVYDPETFEKIVKAFRDSHRRLAARPRLAEAWPQAR